The sequence GACACCATCATCGCTTTCAATCATCATTCCGAGGCACTTTTTGATCTTTATGGTCACAAAGGGTGGCTAGAGAAACTCAAAAAAGGCTCTTTAGACTTCAAAGAACTTGCCGATAGTGAAGAATCGCTCTTTCTCTCTCCTATCGACTGGAAGCATCTGATTTTGGAGCTAGAGCCCCAAGAATCTAAAAAGCTCTTGCTTGCCATCCCTTCACCCTCTAGTCGCTATATCCTAGGGCTCTCCAGACTTCAAGGGGAGACTAAAGAGCGACTCCTTCTCACCCTAACCCCGTTTAATCCCGAGGAGGCTTCATGATTCCCGTTCTCAACCGCCTCAAACTCAATGGGAGTGTTTTGGAGTTTGGAATCACCCCTGAGAGTATTATCATTTTGGATAATTTTTATAATCTCTACGAGATTAATCGCTCCACTTTTCAATTTCAAAAAAGCGTGCAAATCACCAAAACCCACGAAGTTCACCATAAATTTAGCAAAAGTCTTGCCGCTTCCAAGGGAGGATACACGGTTTTTGCCCTCAATAAAAGCACTAAAGGAATCGTGCTTAAGGTGGAACACAACCTAGAGAAGATTACCTCCCTTGCTTGGCACAAGGCAGACATCTCCAACTCTATTTTTTCCAAAGATGGCAAATATCTCGCCACAGGTGGCGAGGATGGTCGAACGCTCATCTATCAAATTCCAAGCTTCAATCTTCTTGCTACCCTTCTGCCAAGACCTGACTATATCTGCGGAATCGCTTTCTCCCCCGAATCTTCACTTCTGGCAGTGAGCTGCTTTGATCGCTCCACACTTCTTTTTAGCCTAGAGCGTAACCTTGAAATCGCTACATTTGAGACGGCGGAGGTGGTGGAGGATATTGGCTTTTTCAACCAAAATAAAAATCTTCTTTTTGTCTGCAAAGATGGCACCACGGGCATCTTTGATGTGGCCAAAAAAGAGATTATCTCTGAAGAGAAACGATTCTCTCAGTGGCTCACTCGCCTCTGCACCACCGAGGATGGCAACTATGCCTATATTGGCACGCGCGAGAATCTCCTCCATCTCATTCGCACCAAAGACAATCAGCCCATCGCCTCGGTTCAGACGGAGCACATTGGAATCGCCTCGCTTCATCTGGAGGGAAATCGCCTCTTTATAGGCTATGTAGATGGCTATATGGAGGTTTTGGAGCTGGATCGAGGAATCGAGGAGTTTGAAACTCACCTCAAAATCAACGACCTCATGAAGGCCAAAATGCTTGCCGAAGAGAAAAATATCTTCCTCAAAACCTCTCCTCTCTACCTCCAAAAGCTTGATGAAAAATGGAAAGAGGTGCTCAAGGAGGCGATTGATCTATTGGCAAAGGATAAGTTCCAAGAGGCACTTGCTCTTGTGGCCCCCTTCATGGAAGACCCTAGCAAAAAAGAGGAATTTAGCGAATACACCGCCCAAAAAGAGTTTGTCTCCAAATTCCTTGACGCCTTTGAGAAAAACGATATCGCCGAAGCCTATAGAATCGCTGAAGCACATCCTGATATTCGCAAACTTTCCGCCTTTGAAAAACTCGAAGAGTATTGGCGTAAAATCTTTGAGGCGTGCAAAAAGCTCCTCGCCGCCCACGCCGCGACCAATCTTCCAAGGGCACAGGAGTTGCTCAAACCCTTTGCCTCCATCAAAGAGAAAAAAGAGAGCGTTTACACACTCCTTCACAATTCCGATAAATATGTCGCCGCCGACAATGCAATCAAAGAGCGAAACTACGCCGACTACTTCCGACTGGCGGAAAAATTCCCTTTCCTTAAAGAGACAGAGACCTATAAAAAAACTTACCTGCTGGGTCAGCAACTCGTGGATCGAATCGCTCTTTTAGAAAACGCCAAAGATTTCGATAAAGCCATCGAGATCTCTAAATTCCTTGGCGGCCTCTTTCCTTTTAAAAATCTAGCGAGTGAGCGAATCAAGCTCATCGAGAAGAAGCGCGCCTTCTTGGAGGCTCACAGCGCCAAAGACCTTAAAAAAGCCTACACACTCATTGAACAAGAGGAGAATCTCAAAGCCCTTCCTGAATATATTCAACTCATGGAGCAGTTCTCCATGCTCAATGAACGCGCCTATAGCCTCGCCTCCAAGGGGCTTAGCGCTGATACACTTTTGGTCTTAGAGGATTATTTAGAGATTCCTTACTGGCAGGACAAAATCGCCTCCACAATGAAAATTGCCTATCTCTATGAGATCAAGGGGGTAGCCGCCAAATCTTCATCCGAAGAGATTGATTGGAAAAAATCGATTGAAATCTAT comes from Wolinella succinogenes DSM 1740 and encodes:
- a CDS encoding WD40 repeat domain-containing protein, with protein sequence MIPVLNRLKLNGSVLEFGITPESIIILDNFYNLYEINRSTFQFQKSVQITKTHEVHHKFSKSLAASKGGYTVFALNKSTKGIVLKVEHNLEKITSLAWHKADISNSIFSKDGKYLATGGEDGRTLIYQIPSFNLLATLLPRPDYICGIAFSPESSLLAVSCFDRSTLLFSLERNLEIATFETAEVVEDIGFFNQNKNLLFVCKDGTTGIFDVAKKEIISEEKRFSQWLTRLCTTEDGNYAYIGTRENLLHLIRTKDNQPIASVQTEHIGIASLHLEGNRLFIGYVDGYMEVLELDRGIEEFETHLKINDLMKAKMLAEEKNIFLKTSPLYLQKLDEKWKEVLKEAIDLLAKDKFQEALALVAPFMEDPSKKEEFSEYTAQKEFVSKFLDAFEKNDIAEAYRIAEAHPDIRKLSAFEKLEEYWRKIFEACKKLLAAHAATNLPRAQELLKPFASIKEKKESVYTLLHNSDKYVAADNAIKERNYADYFRLAEKFPFLKETETYKKTYLLGQQLVDRIALLENAKDFDKAIEISKFLGGLFPFKNLASERIKLIEKKRAFLEAHSAKDLKKAYTLIEQEENLKALPEYIQLMEQFSMLNERAYSLASKGLSADTLLVLEDYLEIPYWQDKIASTMKIAYLYEIKGVAAKSSSEEIDWKKSIEIYVERFSKDDELMKICEGSGLKKSLDEVTQKGDPQGYKNSPYLSSVIVRFEGD